One window of the Manihot esculenta cultivar AM560-2 chromosome 14, M.esculenta_v8, whole genome shotgun sequence genome contains the following:
- the LOC110599900 gene encoding dnaJ protein ERDJ2A, with product MAASEENSALFPIFILTIMALPLVPYTIMKLCRAASKKSKSINCRCSECFRSGKFRKSIFKRISNFSTCSNLTLILLWIIMIFLVYYIKTMSREIQVFDPYAILELEHGALESEIKKRYRRLSILYHPDKNPDPEAHKYFVESITKAYQALTDPISRENYEKYGHPDGRQGFQMGIALPQFLLDIDGASGGILLLWIVGVCILLPLVVAVIYLSRSSKYTGNYVMHQTLTAYYYLMKPSLAPSKVMEVFTKAAEYTEIPVRRTDDEPLQKLFMSVRSELNLDLKNIKQEQAKFWKQHPAVVKTELLIQTQLTRESAALSPGLLGDFRHVLELAPRLLEELMKMAVIPRPGQGHGWLRPAIGVVELSQCIIQAVPLSARKTTGGAEGIAPFLQLPHLSESAVKKMARKKVRTFQDFVDMALQDRADLLEQVAGLSTFEVQDIEMVLEMMPSLTMEVRCETEGEEGIQEGDILTVQAWVTLRRANGLVRALPHAPSFPFHKEENFWFLLADPISNKVWFSQKVNFMDEAAAVTAASKAIEESMEGSGASVKETSKAVREAVEKVRDGSRLVMGKFPAPAEGNYNLTCYCLCDSWIGCDKKINMKVKILKRTRAGTRGGAVSEEVPTAEDGLEDEEENEEEEYDDYESEYSEDEEDEKDTKKTGPAANGTVHKRGSSSEGSGSDKE from the exons ATGGCTGCCTCGGAAGAAAATAGTGCTTTATTCCCAATTTTCATTTTGACAATAATGGCATTACCTCTAGTGCCTTACACTATCATGAAGTTATGCCGTGCTGCCTCAAAAAAAAGTAAGAGCATCAACTGCCGGTGCTCTGAATGCTTCCGATCTGGGAAGTTTCGCAAATCAATATTTAAGCGA ATTTCAAACTTCTCCACATGCAGTAACTTGACATTGATTCTTCTCTGGATCATCATGATATTCCTGGTTTATTACATAAAGACTATGAGTCGTGAG ATTCAAGTTTTTGATCCTTATGCAATACTTGAATTGGAACATGGAGCTTTGGAGTCGGAAATAAAAAAGCGTTACAGGAGACTCTCTATTCTATACCATCCTGATAAAAATCCAGATCCAG agGCCCACAAATATTTTGTGGAGTCAATAACAAAGGCTTATCAGGCTCTAACGGATCCAATATCCCGTgagaattatgaaaaatatggcCATCCAGATGGTAGACAG GGGTTTCAAATGGGCATAGCACTTCCTCAGTTTTTGCTAGACATAGATGGGGCATCTGGTGGAATACTTCTACTTTGGATAGTCGGGGTTTGCATTCTATTGCCGTTGGTGGTTGCTGTGATATATCTTTCAAGATCATCAAAGTATACAGGAAATTATGTCATGCATCAAACTCTGACTGCATACTATTACTTAATGAAACCTTCTTTGGCCCCAAG CAAGGTTATGGAAGTCTTCACTAAGGCTGCTGAATATACAGAAATTCCAGTTCGTAGGACTGATGATGAACCTCTTCAGAAGCTGTTTATGTCAGTTAGAAGTGAGTTGAATCTGGACCTCAAGAATATTAAGCAAGAACAGGCTAAGTTTTGGAAGCAGCATCCTGCTGTAGTTAAG ACAGAGTTGTTAATTCAGACTCAATTAACTCGTGAATCAGCAGCCTTATCACCAGGTTTGCTAGGTGATTTCAGACATGTACTTGAGCTTGCACCTCGCCTTCTTGAAGAATTAATGAAG ATGGCAGTCATACCACGCCCTGGCCAGGGCCATGGATGGCTGCGTCCTGCAATTGGGGTGGTTGAGCTTTCTCAATGTATAATTCAG GCTGTTCCCCTGAGTGCAAGAAAAACTACAGGAGGTGCTGAAGGGATTGCACCCTTTCTGCAGCTGCCACATCTCAGTGAGTCTGCTGTCAAGAAGATGGCCCGCAAG AAGGTGAGAACTTTTCAGGATTTTGTTGATATGGCTTTGCAAGATCGTGCTGACCTACTAGAGCAAGTTGCTGGATTGTCCACATTTGAGGTACAAGATATTGAGATGGTGCTGGAAATGATGCCTTCTTTAACCATGGAAGTTAGATGTGAGACTGAAGGTGAAGAAGGTATACAAGAGGGTGACATTCTGACTGTTCAAGCTTGGGTAACACTCAGACGTGCTAATGGCCTGGTTCGGGCACTCCCCCACGCTCCCAGCTTCCCATTTCACAAGGAGGAGAACTTCTGGTTTCTACTTGCAGATCCTATCTCAAATAAGGTATGGTTTTCTCAGAAGGTAAACTTCATGGATGAAGCTGCAGCTGTAACTGCTGCTTCTAAGGCAATTGAGGAGAGTATGGAGGGGTCTGGAGCAAGTGTTAAGGAGACAAGTAAGGCAGTCAGAGAAGCAGTGGAGAAGGTACGAGATGGCTCCAGACTGGTGATGGGCAAGTTCCCAGCACCCGCTGAGGGGAACTACAACTTGACTTGTTACTGCTTGTGCGACTCTTGGATAGGTTGTGACAAAAAGATCAATATGAAGGTTAAAATTCTGAAACGAACTCGGGCGGGCACTCGGGGTGGTGCTGTCTCTGAAGAGGTGCCCACTGCGGAGGATGGGCTTGAAGACGAAGAGGAGAATGAAGAAGAGGAATACGATGACTATGAAAGCGAGTATAGTGAAGATGAGGAAGATGAAAAAGATACAAAAAAGACGGGCCCTGCTGCAAATGGCACTGTGCATAAAAGAGGCTCAAGCTCTGAAGGTTCAGGCTCAGACAAGGAATGA
- the LOC110599903 gene encoding pentatricopeptide repeat-containing protein At4g21190, with translation MLCLRPPLPVISSRLEVTTFSNNTGSVVVCALKGPRPRYPRVWKSRTRIGTISKSAKLVDCIKGLSNVKEEVYGALDSFVAWELEFPLIAVKKALKTLENEQEWKRIIQVIKWMLSKGQGRTMGTYFTLLNALAEDGRLDEAEELWTKLFSENLESMPRVFFNKMIAIYYKRDMHEKMFEIFADMEELGVRPNVAIVNMMGNVFKKLGMLDKYHKLKKKYPRPKWEYKYIKGKRVRIRAKEVDEFDASNEDVNRDNEISRVLNESEEVDTNFNEADVEAPCS, from the exons ATGCTTTGTTTGAGACCTCCTCTGCCAGTCATATCAAGTAGATTGGAAGTGACAACATTTTCCAATAATACTGGGAGTGTGGTG GTATGTGCTTTAAAAGGTCCACGACCAAGATATCCTCGGGTATGGAAATCGAGAACGAGAATTGGGACAATCTCCAAATCAGCCAAGCTTGTTGATTGC ATAAAGGGATTGTCAAATGTCAAGGAGGAAGTGTATGGGGCACTTGATTCATTTGTTGCTTGGGAATTGGAGTTCCCTCTAATTGCTGTTAAGAAAGCATTGAAGACTCTTGAGAATGAGCAGGAATGGAAGAGGATAATTCAG GTAATAAAGTGGATGCTGAGCAAAGGCCAAGGACGGACAATGGGAACATACTTCACCTTACTCAATGCTTTAGCAGAGGATGGGAGGCTTGATGAAGCTGAAGAGCTTTGGACGAAATTGTTTTCTGAGAATTTAGAAAGCATGCCTCGCGTTTTCTTTAATAAGATGATTGCTATTTACTACAAGAGGGACATGCATGAGAAGATGTTTGAG ATATTTGCTGACATGGAGGAGCTCGGTGTCCGACCAAATGTTGCAATTGTTAATATGATGGGTAACGTATTCAAGAAGCTGGGTATGCTGGACAAATACCACAAATTAAAGAAGAAATATCCAAGACCGAAATGGGAATATAAGTACATCAAAGGAAAGCGTGTTAGGATACGAGCAAAAGAAGTTGATGAATTTGATGCATCTAATGAAGATGTAAACAGGGACAATGAAATATCCCGGGTTTTGAATGAATCAGAAGAAGTGGATACAAACTTTAATGAAGCTGATGTTGAAGCTCCATGTTCTTGA
- the LOC110599901 gene encoding uncharacterized protein At3g49140 isoform X2 has product MMIDTATAIRFLAGAKFCSSTAISHYRHAWNLDEVNAAHVSACPLIRSGSFAVPWGRRRRLNGGSFLRSNLLKNRIRASSGHLGSASGPSKPTDGRLQYHPFEEIVESTSENTGDAMLSPQETARTIVEQAIVGFDAMEMISEMELLGSSEVDFGIEEIEDEDGDVEDDDDEDEDDEDEDYDEDLVAVIEDEGEEYDSDEALGDWAKLETMRTSHPMYFAKKLAQAALDDPIDWMEQPPAGLAIQGLIRPAFIEEHSDIQRHMSGNQSHHADKNEIGKNLDSRLEDLGGINGHKHESGSSEDISTCAEELKKDQTPRNGTSFYKMEMIKIQLISAHGHHTTVEAEDFREAKPDAIAHSAGKILSRLKAGGEKISQALKSLCWRCKGIQVEEAGVIGVDSLGFDLRVCSETQIQTLRFGFNSRATSEYSAERQLNDLLFPRIPHRVPKKKQTRQREV; this is encoded by the exons ATGATGATTGATACAGCCACTGCCATTCGATTCCTCGCCGGCGCAAAATTTTGCTCCTCCACTGCCATATCCC ATTATCGTCATGCGTGGAACTTGGATGAAGTTAACGCCGCACACGTCAGTGCTTGCCCGCTTATTCGTTCTGGCAGCTTCGCCGTACCTTG GGGTAGGCGTCGGAGATTAAATGGTGGTTCTTTTTTAAGGAGCAATCTTTTGAAGAATAGGATTCGAGCATCTTCGGGGCATTTAGGATCGGCCTCGGGTCCTTCAAAGCCGACGGATGGTAGACTGCAGTACCACCCTTTTGAGGAGATTGTAGAGTCAACTTCAGAAAATACTGGAGATGCAATGCTCTCACCTCAAGAGACTGCTAGGACTATTGTTGAG CAAGCCATCGTCGGCTTTGATGCCATGGAAATGATCAGTGAGATGGAGTTATTGGGTTCATCAGAAGTTGATTTTGGAATTGAGGAAATTGAAGATGAGGATGGTGATGTCGAAGATGATGACGATGAAGATGAGgatgatgaagatgaagatTATGATGAG GACCTGGTAGCTGTTATTGAAGATGAAGGTGAGGAATACGATTCTGATGAGGCACTTGGTGACTGGGCAAAGTTGGAGACAATGCGTACTTCTCATCCAATGTATTTTGCAAAAAAGCTTGCACAG GCTGCATTAGATGATCCTATAGATTGGATGGAGCAGCCTCCAGCTGGTTTAGCAATCCAGGGCCTCATAAGACCTGCCTTCATTGAAGAACACTCTGACATCCAGAGGCATATGTCTGGTAACCAGTCACACCATGCTGACAAAAATGAGATTGGGAAAAATTTAGATAGCAGATTGGAAGATCTTGGTGGGATCAATGGTCATAAACATGAATCAGGATCATCTGAAGATATTTCAACCTGTGCAGAGGAATTGAAGAAGGATCAGACCCCTAGAAATGGGACTTCATTTTACAAGATGGAGAtgattaaaattcaattaatttcagCTCATGGACATCAT ACAACAGTTGAAGCTGAAGACTTTAGAGAGGCTAAACCTGATGCTATTGCACATTCAGCAGGAAAAATTTTATCCCGCCTGAAAGCTGGAGGGGAAAAAATCTCACAGGCCTTGAAATCTCTGTGTTGGAGATGTAAGGGTATTCAAGTGGAG GAGGCAGGAGTTATTGGTGTAGATTCCCTTGGTTTTGATTTGAGGGTTTGCTCTGAAACACAAATTCAAACGTTGCGGTTTGGATTTAATTCACGG GCAACTTCAGAATATAGTGCTGAGCGACAACTTAATGATTTACTATTCCCGAGGATTCCCCACCGGGTGCCCAAAAAGAAACAGACCCGTCAAAGAGAAGTCTGA
- the LOC110599901 gene encoding uncharacterized protein At3g49140 isoform X1, whose product MMIDTATAIRFLAGAKFCSSTAISHYRHAWNLDEVNAAHVSACPLIRSGSFAVPWGRRRRLNGGSFLRSNLLKNRIRASSGHLGSASGPSKPTDGRLQYHPFEEIVESTSENTGDAMLSPQETARTIVEVNSKAILMLTGLINGDIHENIIWPDLPYVTDEQGNIYFQVKNDEDILQTLTSENNFVQAIVGFDAMEMISEMELLGSSEVDFGIEEIEDEDGDVEDDDDEDEDDEDEDYDEDLVAVIEDEGEEYDSDEALGDWAKLETMRTSHPMYFAKKLAQAALDDPIDWMEQPPAGLAIQGLIRPAFIEEHSDIQRHMSGNQSHHADKNEIGKNLDSRLEDLGGINGHKHESGSSEDISTCAEELKKDQTPRNGTSFYKMEMIKIQLISAHGHHTTVEAEDFREAKPDAIAHSAGKILSRLKAGGEKISQALKSLCWRCKGIQVEEAGVIGVDSLGFDLRVCSETQIQTLRFGFNSRATSEYSAERQLNDLLFPRIPHRVPKKKQTRQREV is encoded by the exons ATGATGATTGATACAGCCACTGCCATTCGATTCCTCGCCGGCGCAAAATTTTGCTCCTCCACTGCCATATCCC ATTATCGTCATGCGTGGAACTTGGATGAAGTTAACGCCGCACACGTCAGTGCTTGCCCGCTTATTCGTTCTGGCAGCTTCGCCGTACCTTG GGGTAGGCGTCGGAGATTAAATGGTGGTTCTTTTTTAAGGAGCAATCTTTTGAAGAATAGGATTCGAGCATCTTCGGGGCATTTAGGATCGGCCTCGGGTCCTTCAAAGCCGACGGATGGTAGACTGCAGTACCACCCTTTTGAGGAGATTGTAGAGTCAACTTCAGAAAATACTGGAGATGCAATGCTCTCACCTCAAGAGACTGCTAGGACTATTGTTGAG GTCAACAGCAAAGCAATTCTAATGTTGACTGGTTTGATCAATGGTGACATTCATGAGAATATTATCTGGCCAGACTTGCCTTATGTTACTGACGAACAAGGAA ACATATACTTTCAAGTGAAGAATGACGAAGATATTTTGCAAACCCTTActtcagaaaataattttgtG CAAGCCATCGTCGGCTTTGATGCCATGGAAATGATCAGTGAGATGGAGTTATTGGGTTCATCAGAAGTTGATTTTGGAATTGAGGAAATTGAAGATGAGGATGGTGATGTCGAAGATGATGACGATGAAGATGAGgatgatgaagatgaagatTATGATGAG GACCTGGTAGCTGTTATTGAAGATGAAGGTGAGGAATACGATTCTGATGAGGCACTTGGTGACTGGGCAAAGTTGGAGACAATGCGTACTTCTCATCCAATGTATTTTGCAAAAAAGCTTGCACAG GCTGCATTAGATGATCCTATAGATTGGATGGAGCAGCCTCCAGCTGGTTTAGCAATCCAGGGCCTCATAAGACCTGCCTTCATTGAAGAACACTCTGACATCCAGAGGCATATGTCTGGTAACCAGTCACACCATGCTGACAAAAATGAGATTGGGAAAAATTTAGATAGCAGATTGGAAGATCTTGGTGGGATCAATGGTCATAAACATGAATCAGGATCATCTGAAGATATTTCAACCTGTGCAGAGGAATTGAAGAAGGATCAGACCCCTAGAAATGGGACTTCATTTTACAAGATGGAGAtgattaaaattcaattaatttcagCTCATGGACATCAT ACAACAGTTGAAGCTGAAGACTTTAGAGAGGCTAAACCTGATGCTATTGCACATTCAGCAGGAAAAATTTTATCCCGCCTGAAAGCTGGAGGGGAAAAAATCTCACAGGCCTTGAAATCTCTGTGTTGGAGATGTAAGGGTATTCAAGTGGAG GAGGCAGGAGTTATTGGTGTAGATTCCCTTGGTTTTGATTTGAGGGTTTGCTCTGAAACACAAATTCAAACGTTGCGGTTTGGATTTAATTCACGG GCAACTTCAGAATATAGTGCTGAGCGACAACTTAATGATTTACTATTCCCGAGGATTCCCCACCGGGTGCCCAAAAAGAAACAGACCCGTCAAAGAGAAGTCTGA
- the LOC110599902 gene encoding protein SAR DEFICIENT 4 yields MASSLTQVNNPINHTSIASPVFINTESLHSILSHRSLIQHFYTSLPTVSPSLHTPIRQSYSVSPSSSLLLMPSWSSSPFLPYIGVKLVTYFPENSMLNLPGIHASYVLFSSTTGQTLASMDGTVLTLYRTACVSGLASKILARDDSKVLVMIGAGALAPHLIKAHLAAKPSLEKVIIWNRTMKKATDLAEKLRVECTENDGVCFESNDNLEIIGLGDIVSCATNSDRPLVKGEKLKPGTHLDLVGSFKETMRECDDEAIKRGRVYVDNEAALVEAGEIVGALERGVIEKKDVGYLGELIKGDEAGRRDSQEITVFKSVGSAIVDMLAAQLVYEHYTRG; encoded by the coding sequence ATGGCTTCATCTCTTACCCAAGTCAATAATCCTATTAATCACACCTCCATCGCATCCCCTGTTTTCATCAACACTGAATCCCTACACTCCATTCTCTCACACCGCTCCTTAATTCAACACTTCTACACCTCTTTACCTACCGTCTCTCCCTCACTCCATACTCCGATTCGCCAAAGTTATTCCGTTTCACCATCATCTTCTCTCCTTCTCATGCCCTCTTGGTCCTCCTCCCCCTTCCTCCCCTATATAGGTGTAAAGCTTGTCACCTATTTCCCGGAAAACTCCATGCTAAACTTGCCCGGAATTCATGCAAGCTATGTGCTTTTTAGCTCCACAACTGGGCAAACTTTGGCCTCTATGGATGGCACTGTGTTGACTCTTTATAGAACAGCTTGTGTTTCTGGCTTGGCATCAAAAATCTTAGCTAGGGATGATAGCAAAGTGCTGGTGATGATTGGTGCAGGTGCTTTGGCACCCCATTTGATCAAGGCGCATCTCGCTGCAAAGCCCAGTTTGGAGAAAGTGATAATTTGGAACAGGACGATGAAAAAGGCGACTGATTTGGCTGAGAAGCTGAGGGTAGAATGCACTGAAAATGATGGGGTTTGTTTTGAGAGTAACGATAACTTAGAGATCATTGGATTGGGTGATATTGTGAGTTGTGCTACAAATTCTGATAGGCCTTTGGTGAAGGGCGAGAAACTGAAGCCAGGAACCCATTTGGATTTGGTAGGATCGTTCAAGGAGACGATGAGGGAATGTGATGATGAGGCAATAAAGAGAGGGAGAGTGTATGTGGATAATGAGGCAGCATTGGTGGAGGCAGGGGAGATCGTCGGAGCTCTTGAGAGAGGAGTGATTGAGAAAAAAGATGTTGGATATTTGGGGGAATTGATAAAAGGGGATGAAGCTGGGAGGAGGGATTCTCAAGAGATTACCGTGTTCAAGTCTGTTGGTTCTGCAATTGTCGATATGCTTGCAGCGCAATTGGTATATGAGCATTACACGAGGGGTTGA